cagcggagagtagagtgaacaaaaggcagtaagaagtatttcaatccaacatgtttggaggctaccaaagacttcttggaggcaaccaacctagacatccccgagaatgaactgctgaatttcgaggccggatccagcgcaaaagccgtaaaacccaactcccttggcggtgaagttcatgatctcgataacagcaccaacaatagcagcagcagcagccgtagtcaaccccgtaaaagaaaacatcaaatcaaagagctcgaagctgcctttaaggagtgcccttacgtgaacgggaaacgaaaaaatgagttgagccggaagctaggaatggagcccttgaaggtcaggttttggtttcaaaacaagcgggcccgagtgaaggttcgaagtgaaagtcatgaacttgcgtctctaaaggaagaaaatgaagagcttcgagcagagatcaagaagtatagggatgctcttaacatcgctatttgccatgtctcggcagcaaccccatcacctttggtggcatgttccttgatgagccacatcgagcattgaaaatgctcatttatcgattcatcctcccgagcaagttctcgcacaatcggatttcgttggggatacatcccgagaaagtcggccttgcggaggcgtaaccgatgcccttcgagggaagtgacatgcatcactacaattggagtttccacgatgtcacgatcggccaattcaacaccgatgaaactccgaatcacgtagcctacatgaagcttgagtttttattatgggctttcaaaatatcactcttttgagcattactagctagcccttatgaattctcaagagaagtagagacatgcgtgaatgaatgtactgtttgttacaaagtccccatgtgagacattcttccttttacgcctagagttaatcaaggggcaaagaacaagtactatccgcaaatatcttcatgcttaaatgcgtgaattctttgtcgatttgttgaacgccgaaaggaaaagcattaaaagccttcacatagatagatgcaaaaagatttgagaaaaaaatagctgcctcgttattagagaaagcaaaaagattcgaggaaataagcgcctcgggaggaagtgaaaatatttgaggagggaaataatcgcctcgttcgtagggggaaccgaaaagatctcgaggaaggaaataatcgcctcgttcatagagaaagcgaaaagatttgagggctcctacatatcggaaaaggaaaaagatgacagattgagtgagaggcaagagttattacgaaatggatccaaggcactaagaccggaaaggagagaaaaagttgtcatctttcgtagaaaaagcgagaacctatatgcgagactaacggatcagaaaaagtttataaatgaccaccggaactcgtcacgaaagaccaccatcacttttgtgattttcggacgattgttttgcaagtccgagaacatctaaagctcggtctcgggtcgaaacagccatttttgatctacatatggaaggttttaaaagaaaaacacgttcattccgggcggaagtatgggaaccttcctatcctgaagatctgcgagtcatggtcattgatggcaaccccgtttccctctcaatcctcgttgctatctttgagaagttgcatgtacgggggtttttgctaatgcgaaagcaacggatgccttacaagtgcgaggcagtacaaatatgattttgacatcgtcgtcacagccgtcgtagggatcgacatggacggtttcgatctcttaaagatcattgattccgagttggacatacaggtcatcgtagtatcagcaagtaatgatcagcagttcataacgagggccatatcgcatggtgctcgagacgtcctgcaGAAGCCGGTCtacgttcaagtgctccaaaacatttggcagcatgctgtaaggaagcaattacttgtacaaaaaaaccacgaccaaggcgacgacgacgattttatccaaaagaaaaggcccctttggtccgccaagcttcattctatattcattgaggcggttcgacgactaggaatcaattcaacacgaccatcggctgtacataaaatgatgaatatagacggactcaccatgcaaagtgtcacaaatcaccttcaaagggttagagataaggcgaggaagcacgatgcagcttgggaccaaggcgaccggaccagagttggctggaagatcaattccgggaaaatctacagagcaaaaggtacccggccacttcccaatcaagaatacgagtcataccaaccttccgctagtggttctagtagcagaccagttgatcatccctacaagttcccgagcaacgatggaggctcaagcttaaggagtcagatcgctcacggcaatctgtcaccggtgttagcaagtaacaatgcccaattcgagtatcaattgctcgaaaaatcagaagattactttgatgatgagcttgctaccttgatgagcctgtttggaaatgaaggacctccggagccgtgatccgaagcaagttattatgggtcttcaaacaacgattgttggtgtttagtccaagacagaatcagttgatcgttgaagtggccagcaagagaggggattgccaactgttttgagaacaatatagcaaaaaacgaaccaaccatggacgccaacatcaccacggcctagtggttgggggaatgacagtggtccgaggcatcccgggttcgatcctgggatttggcatcaatgtacaaagattaataaaaacttttttgcttcgcgattcggtgccgattgaaactcagccaagatggttactgaacctggagagataacatccacGACACACGGTCTGAtccggatgaattgatcttttcaattcaaagtttgcaaggaatacgtacaagggtaaagcggtatcgtttcaactcgtttagaacgtgagaacgtacattgacgctttcccttttgatttttacggggtcgcttgcctttccggatagggaagtatcccttctcctgaaaaattaatgaaatgagaaattcctggagcctttgacaatctcatgtctcaaactagataatgaagttttgcaactcatttgcatgagcgggggcaactcacaattcacgcccttaagaattttcttacgtgcttgcaccaagataaaaagttgctacattttatatgctcgaaaacactcatatattgcatagtttgtgcatgactgttcctcgtatttaatttaccaactctgaataaggaacatgaactacataagatacatcaaatgtatggaatggggcatgacaggatgatgaaaggcaatcatttcccaaacacgtccaattttttcaggcgagatgaacggtggcaaaattccgcattccccgaggtaaagagttttctcgcgaaaggtacgataagcgaagtgacggaggcgttcatttctctatctaaacactacgggtgatccattgattaccccttttgagcgatggtttcatttctttacccctgtcaagaaccactccacatcggggtccagacggtttaattctagcagcaacacgaggtaaatggttagaaattttcttgctcggactaacattaatcttcgggtgtttctttgcatttatactcgaattttagttcaagtgccttaggatgatgaagagcattcacttctctatctatacacttcattctttgcatagcccacttgagcctgcaaattcatttcttaaacccctgttggtgatcatttgctcattccaaagacgaagatagcattttcccaaggattagaattggagatggtcgggtcaacgagagaattcccgaatggactcatttcttgtatgctagattttttatgtttacataatttttctttgtaaatgtttatgtttgttgtaattcctggttaaaaatcattggattgtaaaaaaaaaaaaaaaaaaaaaaaaaaaaaaaaaaaaaagggcaaactcaacttaaaggagaagggcccgctctcaaaaaaaaaaaaaaaaaaaaaaagcaaaataaagagatgtcgaagagctctcaaagaaaaaggaaaagaaatctcttctcgaaaaaagaagaaaaaaagaaaaatgagagtcgggagtaagaaaagcaaaaggcgatctcatatgaaaatttcgagcataggaaaagcaaagtccctaccaaaagtaaggccaatgcacattcatttgtaaagtacttctgaattttgaatgtacatttttgcatgttaagttgtaaattccatgtatatgtttgcattgtgtctcttgcaaatccttgatgagacacttgttgtgaagaagactccccaagaaatcggtttgtaaagtgcaattttcaatagaaaattaccatccctcattcaatgatggaattctttcgaagacatttccggaagaccatgatcggtgactagtcggcgacgatcaccaacgtcaagccccttctcatttaatttatgagccaaaacgagccttttcgttcctcggtccccaatcctagcctacgttataaccatccaaagtctcttcgattagggcacttgagttaacgtagagttaaatgattttaagcatcactcgaagaagttcgagcaagattatttctctctcatttttgcgggattcttgacttgtaaatccggagcaaatgatgaagaaattcatttcaacgatcttgactcaactagagtcccctttgtaaacctttgacctagccctcattacggtcctaatcaagacctcccggatcggctcggtcgtatcaattgcgagattacttggatccttatcgaatgcgatgatggaaagattgagtgatttctcttgaatcctgcagagacgggataaatagcttttctcgagagtgagagaaagccctttcggactgaagtcccccattcagctcacattcgaggtattcgtcatgtgagaacctctctggacaaaattggtaatgcaaacttgcggaatggttatgcatgaaccatagtatgagtgattgcattatactcattgttgaatatgtttgtgtgtgttacctccgacattctatgatacgtaatacattctcgatgttcgagttccctcccaaggtcttgaaattcatccaaggattattgaatgagcaagttttttggcaaatgcctaccgggtaCGATACTGGcaactgtttcgttccttgattaatcgtttggagaacccaggtaagttttctgaaccccttttcaaattaacaactcttcgatgatagttgttatgattcaattcgagcaatatgccccttttgtacttatcgattccattcaatggtgctcctatcaaacattgttcaattcgggcagtatgcctcttccgtcagtcgtgaagacatatgcattggcgatcttgacatcttatcaaatcataacgacgtagctcttatgatttcggtctcgaatcacgaagacgtatgcactggtgatcttgacctttagtcggctcataatgacatagctcttatgattttcggctcctttatcaaatcatgaagacataagcacccatggttttgatccaaaccaaatcataatgacgtagctcttatgattttgattcccttttgtcgaatcgtgaagacatatgcactggcgatttcgacatttaatcaactcacaacgacgtagctcttgtgaacttgatttcacttctttcgactcacaacgacgtagctcttgtgatctcaaacgacacacatatcttgcgctgtcttgcattagggagaagtctctgataacggataaggcaccgataccttaaaatccttgcatccgcaaaaagaagcttggaaattaagagaaccattagcttacgagaaatttggtaaaacaggtattcttgtatgcgatccatgtgcgagtttctctaacatgaaaaatgagaagttttgacacatgttatttacagtcttgcatatcatgcatcacttcattacataaaaaatgggattaaaactcccgccaaaaagttcatccataatttgcactgtcaaaatttaggattcaattttgtctttgagcggaacctctacgagcctccactcaaagaggggcagttgttgacgcctaaattttgactaatctattttttgcataaaaattataaaaaatcatctcatatatttatttttagcgtacattgcattggcatataattgggcaaacggaacacttaatttagcatgcgtctagactaggcacgagatgaaaaatataccgagaagatttgaaacttcggggaccgtattgcaaatacttaaaacttcggggacctgtattgcaaatacttgaaacttcggggactgcattgcaaataccaagagaagatgaagaagggaagatgatgaagggaagatgatgaagggaaggtgatgaagagaagataatgaaaggaagatggtgaagggaagatgaagaagagaagatgaatatgatgaagggaaggtgatgaagagaagatgatgaagagaagatgaagaagggaagatgatggagaaatttggctataaaagggggagagttcttgagaattgaaggagggagtgaaagagaattgagagagttttagagtggaagagaattgagagaatttgtgagagaaattctttagagaggaaaaaagagagttcttgagaaaaatcgtaagagaaaatttgagagtgaagaaaagagttttagtcgagcatcatcttcgacgagtcccggcacgtacttcgcctctcgccatccaacaacgccactgcttgcctttttttcgacgatagccacgttcttccaactccgagatctttaaggaagccataacgtgtacgtgagtaagattttgtggaatagaaggtaaccctttccatctcgatctacaaaaatgtaatcgtttggtgtgaacatttgtttgtttattttagacatgtcacgtgtcccaaaatttagcattattacatgttaatttatttttgtaaatactcgtgattggctgcgttttctttctttctaaatcatccatggtgtatatcgtacaaagttcaatgttttacatccccataaaaaagaagaaaaaaccaaaaaaattgcatctttgaatttcaagtaaaatccatcaaaattgccaaatcaaatatttttcatgaaaatggtaccgaaagggcgttagagtaatctagcgtaaccaaatccccgaattcaaaatctccggttcgcggaaataagatagttttctcccgctattttatttaggtttctaatcaacctaccgaaaatgattagtggcgactccaaattcaaaacacgttgcatgttaattatttgaaccttaagttgcgatttggtatggacttgggagaatccgagttaggttagttaattaattaacctgataatccattagcccgaaaattaacttgtttattttttaggtcgtgacacgGATGCCATCGACTGTTAAATGCATCTAATGAAAAGAATCCGGCATAAATTTACAAGAGTTGCTTCCAGAGCTTCTTGGGAGACATTTTTCGGTCTCCAAGCAGATTTCTTCTTGACCTGGCACATTCCTCGTTCCGACTTCAGGAACTCTTCTAATACAATAATAAAAACAGTGTCGGAAAAATCCAAACGAATTGACCAATCAAAATTCCTCTCTAACCTAATCTGGTAAGAATGAATTCTAGGTGATGACtccgaaaaataagaaaaaaaaattgagcctcGCAAATTACACCAAAACTGCATATAGAAGCAAGAAAAAACCTGAAACAGTCGCGAATGAACTCCAACACTGAGACTGGATACTGCACAGCCAAAGAGCACTCGAGACATTTTTACAACTCTCAGGTGCCAAAGGCTGGTCTATTACTGCACTTCATTCCTTTGATCGGCTGCACCCTTTGTAAGAGCCAATTCAGAAACTAGGGCAATATGATCACTACCCCACCTctgaataaaaaaggaagagaagaacaaaAGGCCTTCGTcattacaaaacaaaattcaaaactgCAAAAAAAGTAGACACCTTTATCATATCAATCCTCAGTCCTTTTATTGATTACTAACAAGGTACTAGCTTTGCAATAGCATCTAAAGACAATTTAGAATGCTGAGGAATTTCCAAATGGTAGTCCAATCCACAATAGGTAGCATGTGTGGCTTATCTGTttagccaaaaacaaaaagatacaaaataaaatttttaagctGGGAAGCAGAAATCATGAGTAATTTATCTATAAGTGATCCTCTATTCTCTTCGACTTCCTAGGTGGAGCAGATTCAAACTATATACCTTAGTTGGGAACCCTGTTGTCCATTGCATAGCCTGTTTGGGTATTGGAGCAAGCACCCTTGTTGTCTGCAGACCGTCGGAATGCCTGAATGCGAGATTAAACTCATTAAGTGTTCCAAATATTTGCATCATCAGAAAGAAGGTGAAATAACAAGAAACTAAGAATGTCTATGTATTCTATAGAaccatttgaaatttgaatagaGCAGAACAAAGAGATGCAGCCTCATCAGCATGAGGAAAAGAATGCCTTCCTCTTCATTAGCTCCTCTAGTTATCAAAGGTCTCAAGTAGGAATTGTTTAGATAGGAGGACTTACCATATGTAGTCAACTGTACCCATAAAGCATCGGTTGTAACTGGTGACCATGGGTTCCCCGTTTGTGTCTCTAGTCCCAGAAGAATCCTGCATAGACGCATGCATTGATATCTTGGTTTTGACTCCTTTGTATGCAGTCTATTATACGAGTATACCAAAAATAAACAGATCAAGAAAGAATCCCCAGAATGTATAATCTACCTCTACTTCGGGATATGTGCTCTTAAGTTTGAGGGGATGCTCCAAAAAGAGACAATCTGCACTGCCAGTAGCTGTAGCTATCTCCATCGGTGTCCACAAGGAAGAATCATAAGTAGAGATCTCCCCTTCAACAGGCTCAAAATCCAAACCAGATGAAAACTCCTTGACAATTTGACTACCAGGAGAGGAATCTGCACCTCCTAAGTTGTGTAATGCAGATAAGAATGTGTCATCATCCTCATAAGAACATCCAACTTCCATGCCAGATTCTTCTGGCTCATTGAGAGATAACTTCTTCAGTTCCTCATCTATTGAGTCACCCATGGTATCCACAAGTAACTCACTATGTAAGGTTGACGGATTATCCTGTTTGTCGTCGGCTGATTGGGATATTACCTGCCCTGCAACTTTCAGTTCCTCGTCTATCGAGTCACACATGGTATCCACAAGTAATTCACTATGTAAGGTTGAAGGATTATCCTGTTTGTCGTTGACTGATTGGGATATTACCTGCCCTGCAACTTCTGAAGAAGTGGTTTCAGCATCATCAGAAGTAGCCTTTTGGCACGACAACACAAACGAAGCAATCTTCGCATCACTTGAATCTAGAGATTCAGGATCTACAGTTACCCTACTAGTATAGTCTTCGCCCATAATGGAAGCTGTCAATACAACATCTACGCAATCTTTTGCTTGCGAACTATTTAAATCAGATAGCTCAGTGACACATGAAGAAGCCATCTGATAAGTACATTTATCTTTGCCTGACTTGACATCATCAAGAGGAGACACGGTCCCTCCAATCAAAGTATTAGAGCTTGGTTCTCCGTCCAAAAAAGTATCAGGAGgtaatccatttttatttgcaGCATCATCTGCTGGATTCTGTTCAGAGTCTTTTCTCAATTCATGATCAAGTTCGCTGCCGTCACTTGCACTCTGCCTAGTTGTGCAAGATTTAGCAGAGGATGCTGGATCACTGTCCGTACACCTATGCTGAAAAGGGTCATCCACATTAAGAGAATTTTCCTTACTGTTATCTTGGATCCTCTGATTCTGCTCATCCATAGTAGAATCTTTGAGCTTATTGTTGTCCACCCGGAATTGAGGTTGACCACTGCAAAATTTCGTAAAGGAGAGAAACAATGTTGACATTAGAAACAATGTTGACATTAGAACCATCGGCAAATTCAAGTTCCACTTACAGCTTCAAAATCTGATTTAAACTTACCGAGTGTTTTGACTATCTGGTATTGTTGGACGAATTTCTGCAGAGGCTTGACCAGATACTTTATCTCTATCTAGTCCAGACAAACTTAACTGCCAAATCAAATGAAGCACACATGAGTTAAGAGGCACACAGCACTGCCACCCACACACCTACATCATTTCCAAAATAACTGAAAAGGTAATCTAACATGTGAAACTTACCTTCTGCTCAGATATGAAGTTGTATAGAGGACTCTGGTACAGCATAAGGAGAAGATTGCAATGAAATTAGAACTTGAATCAATTGGAGAACAACTAAATCAGGTTTACACCATGAAAGCAGCACCAGAACTAAGGAATCGAGCAATAACCTTCGGAGTACAATTGAAATCCCCACAAAGAACAACAGGAGCATCAGCCCAGGCTCGGGATACAACATAAGCCCTGTCCAGAAGAACCCTTATCTGTCGAACAGATGAAAAATAGCAACATCAGCTACTTTGTCTATAAAAGACCTAGGTTTATCTTAACAAAATATATtgtattaaacatttttatatagaaaaaGATCTCGATCAACTTTATTGAGTCCCAGGGTGATGAGTAACATAATATATGTTGTCCAGAGCCAAAGAGTAGCACATGTAACATACCATCACACAGTATGTCCTCTTGTCTGATTCATGTACATATCTCAATGTGGGACTCATGGAATCGGCATATAAATACTTTAAATTTTTACATAGAACAAGGAAATGTGAATATATACATTCACTCTTAAAGAGTGATATATATGCGCACCTAGCTTTCTGGAATCTTTCTCCAAAATTTTCATCATGAATTTTTTAGCCTTTCATTAACTTTACAACATAATGTAATTAACTTTGAGGTGAAATGTCCCCATAGCCACACTCAAAACTCATTCCCATGCTGAGATTGTGTGAACACAGCCCAATTGTTGAACCAAGCTGATATATTTTTAGTAAACCGACTTGAGACTTTTTCTGGAGGTCAGCGGTGAAAGCCGAGTGTTTGGGATCACTttggttatttttaatttcctatTTTGGTAAGCAATGTATCTCTTTGATTTTCTCCCAATTGTGAGTGTGAGAATATATAGTATACACAGAGAGTTCTCTGCTGAACTTGTGTATACcaaattttattgaattcaatTCAGCTCATCTATCTCCAGTGAAGGTAAGCACGTGGCCATACCAC
This genomic interval from Rhodamnia argentea isolate NSW1041297 chromosome 4, ASM2092103v1, whole genome shotgun sequence contains the following:
- the LOC115750055 gene encoding carbon catabolite repressor protein 4 homolog 6 isoform X1 — translated: MRRRCSSLPSSLAASASTSASAGPAMYPRPKYRGGRYSSQRSISDSLHDGGRGQFSSGDSNVHAVHDRNRGFQQGARVNFVTGDSHFRSVQDANRGLRRGEMGDSAVRAGYRPPPFNSRRHFVQSQSYGPSSGYNHDTQFHHPQHCTRGQSIQQSPQSSRNRQYQQHRPSKQNQPFWRPPQSDWSLAARTSEEQRSRPQRPPDYRIWEYAKTEPPSDCERFVILSYNILADYLAINHRSKLYYHIPRYMLDWQWRKRSILFELGLWSADIMCFQEVDKFYDLEEELKSRGYCGIWKMRTGNPVDGCAIFWRASRFKLLQEECIEFNKLGLRDNVAQICVLELVSENETGNTTHQSASSAGSRKIVVCNIHVLYNPKRGEIKLGQIRVLLDRAYVVSRAWADAPVVLCGDFNCTPKSPLYNFISEQKLSLSGLDRDKVSGQASAEIRPTIPDSQNTRGQPQFRVDNNKLKDSTMDEQNQRIQDNSKENSLNVDDPFQHRCTDSDPASSAKSCTTRQSASDGSELDHELRKDSEQNPADDAANKNGLPPDTFLDGEPSSNTLIGGTVSPLDDVKSGKDKCTYQMASSCVTELSDLNSSQAKDCVDVVLTASIMGEDYTSRVTVDPESLDSSDAKIASFVLSCQKATSDDAETTSSEVAGQVISQSVNDKQDNPSTLHSELLVDTMCDSIDEELKVAGQVISQSADDKQDNPSTLHSELLVDTMGDSIDEELKKLSLNEPEESGMEVGCSYEDDDTFLSALHNLGGADSSPGSQIVKEFSSGLDFEPVEGEISTYDSSLWTPMEIATATGSADCLFLEHPLKLKSTYPEVEDSSGTRDTNGEPMVTSYNRCFMGTVDYIWHSDGLQTTRVLAPIPKQAMQWTTGFPTKRWGSDHIALVSELALTKGAADQRNEVQ
- the LOC115750055 gene encoding carbon catabolite repressor protein 4 homolog 6 isoform X2 translates to MRRRCSSLPSSLAASASTSASAGPAMYPRPKYRGGRYSSQRSISDSLHDGGRGQFSSGDSNVHAVHDRNRGFQQGARVNFVTGDSHFRSVQDANRGLRRGEMGDSAVRAGYRPPPFNSRRHFVQSQSYGPSSGYNHDTQFHHPQHCTRGQSIQQSPQSSRNRQYQQHRPSKQNQPFWRPPQSDWSLAARTSEEQRSRPQRPPDYRIWEYAKTEPPSDCERFVILSYNILADYLAINHRSKLYYHIPRYMLDWQWRKRSILFELGLWSADIMCFQEVDKFYDLEEELKSRGYCGIWKMRTGNPVDGCAIFWRASRFKLLQEECIEFNKLGLRDNVAQICVLELVSENETGNTTHQSASSAGSRKIVVCNIHVLYNPKRGEIKLGQIRVLLDRAYVVSRAWADAPVVLCGDFNCTPKSPLYNFISEQKLSLSGLDRDKVSGQASAEIRPTIPDSQNTRGQPQFRVDNNKLKDSTMDEQNQRIQDNSKENSLNVDDPFQHRCTDSDPASSAKSCTTRQSASDGSELDHELRKDSEQNPADDAANKNGLPPDTFLDGEPSSNTLIGGTVSPLDDVKSGKDKCTYQMASSCVTELSDLNSSQAKDCVDVVLTASIMGEDYTSRVTVDPESLDSSDAKIASFVLSCQKATSDDAETTSSEVAGQVISQSVNDKQDNPSTLHSELLVDTMGDSIDEELKKLSLNEPEESGMEVGCSYEDDDTFLSALHNLGGADSSPGSQIVKEFSSGLDFEPVEGEISTYDSSLWTPMEIATATGSADCLFLEHPLKLKSTYPEVEDSSGTRDTNGEPMVTSYNRCFMGTVDYIWHSDGLQTTRVLAPIPKQAMQWTTGFPTKRWGSDHIALVSELALTKGAADQRNEVQ